In Triticum urartu cultivar G1812 chromosome 6, Tu2.1, whole genome shotgun sequence, the following proteins share a genomic window:
- the LOC125515262 gene encoding FBD-associated F-box protein At4g10400-like isoform X2, whose translation MEKPTALAANNREPGGAAGGIPRKRGQSDNCYGDIISGLPDAILGTIISLLPTKEGARTQAISRRWRHLWRSAPLNLEVAPSLCANLSELASFLSKILSEHPGPARRFRCPSIHLGDSYAQVDGWLGSQALTNLQELDISFVRPSPRPETDHALASSLYRLASTLVVAKIGGCNFSKEVVPLSNFPYLKDLTLHYVSLSEEFLHGMLSSCKALENLLLWNIFIAGHLRISSPTLRRVGFSVCAGHKELVIEDVPRLERLLLPSRGRGGGTIQFIRAPKLEMLGPLSAGVAVFQGTMPISLTNLMHTVKALALTSGPQLNVVLDILKCFPYLERLYAVKNSKMDVKDVSLYGPLDSVECLGTHLKEMVILNYEGREQDVGFAKFFVLNAVVLKKIKFGVPKNNNSDWVAIQLDLLQVENRASQDAQFDFKCGLDDVINYPCIHDLSLTDPFDCLFSE comes from the exons ATGGAGAAGCCGACGGCACTCGCCGCCAATAACCGCGAACCCGGCGGAGCCGCCGGAGGCATTCCACGGAAGCGGGGTCAGAGTGACAACTGCTACGGCGATATCATCAGCGGTCTCCCCGACGCCATCCTGGGCaccatcatctccctcctccccacCAAGGAGGGCGCCCGCACGCAGGCCATCTCTCGCCGCTGGCGCCACCTCTGGCGCTCCGCCCCCCTGAACCTCGAGGTCGCCCCCAGCCTCTGCGCCAACCTCAGTGAGCTCGCCTCCTTCCTCTCCAAAATCCTCTCCGAGCACCCCGGCCCCGCACGCCGCTTCCGCTGCCCCTCCATCCACCTCGGCGACAGCTACGCACAGGTCGACGGCTGGCTCGGCTCCCAAGCCCTCACCAACCTCCAGGAGCTCGACATCAGCTTCGTGCGCCCGTCGCCGCGGCCCGAGACGGATCACGCGCTGGCGTCGTCTCTGTACCGCCTGGCATCCACCCTCGTCGTGGCCAAAATCGGCGGTTGCAATTTCTCCAAAGAGGTCGTGCCACTGTCGAATTTCCCCTACCTGAAGGACCTCACACTACACTACGTCTCCTTGTCGGAGGAGTTCCTACACGGCATGCTCTCTAGCTGCAAGGCCTTGGAGAACCTGCTGCTCTGGAACATCTTTATCGCCGGCCACCTCCGCATCAGCTCACCGACTCTTCGGCGCGTTGGCTTCTCCGTTTGTGCTGGTCACAAGGAGCTTGTCATTGAGGATGTGCCTCGCCTTGAAAGGTTGCTGCTACCTTCTCGAGGCAGAGGCGGTGGGACTATTCAGTTCATCCGGGCACCTAAACTGGAGATGTTAGGCCCTTTGTCAGCTGGTGTCGCAGTATTTCAG GGAACGATGCCGATCAGCTTGACAAACTTGATGCACACTGTGAAGGCTTTAGCTCTCACTTCTGGCCCTCAACTGAATGTTGTTCTTGACATCCTCAAGTGCTTCCCCTACTTGGAAAGGCTCTACGCTGTt AAAAATTCAAAGATGGATGTGAAAGACGTGTCTCTATATGGCCCACTAGATTCAGTCGAATGTCTCGGGACCCATCTCAAAGAAATGGTGATACTGAATTACGAAGGCCGTGAGCAAGATGTTGGCTTTGCCAAGTTCTTTGTTTTGAATGCAGTGGTCCTAAAGAAAATCAAATTTGGAGTCCCTAAGAACAACAACAGTGACTGGGTGGCTATTCAACTGGATTTGCTGCAAGTGGAGAATAGGGCTTCTCAAGACGCTCAATTTGATTTCAAATGTGGTTTGGATGATGTCATTAACTACCCGTGTATCCATGACTTGTCATTGACCGATCCTTTTGACTGCTTGTTTTCTGAATGA
- the LOC125515262 gene encoding FBD-associated F-box protein At4g10400-like isoform X1 — protein sequence MEKPTALAANNREPGGAAGGIPRKRGQSDNCYGDIISGLPDAILGTIISLLPTKEGARTQAISRRWRHLWRSAPLNLEVAPSLCANLSELASFLSKILSEHPGPARRFRCPSIHLGDSYAQVDGWLGSQALTNLQELDISFVRPSPRPETDHALASSLYRLASTLVVAKIGGCNFSKEVVPLSNFPYLKDLTLHYVSLSEEFLHGMLSSCKALENLLLWNIFIAGHLRISSPTLRRVGFSVCAGHKELVIEDVPRLERLLLPSRGRGGGTIQFIRAPKLEMLGPLSAGVAVFQGTMPISLTNLMHTVKALALTSGPQLNVVLDILKCFPYLERLYAVLQKNSKMDVKDVSLYGPLDSVECLGTHLKEMVILNYEGREQDVGFAKFFVLNAVVLKKIKFGVPKNNNSDWVAIQLDLLQVENRASQDAQFDFKCGLDDVINYPCIHDLSLTDPFDCLFSE from the exons ATGGAGAAGCCGACGGCACTCGCCGCCAATAACCGCGAACCCGGCGGAGCCGCCGGAGGCATTCCACGGAAGCGGGGTCAGAGTGACAACTGCTACGGCGATATCATCAGCGGTCTCCCCGACGCCATCCTGGGCaccatcatctccctcctccccacCAAGGAGGGCGCCCGCACGCAGGCCATCTCTCGCCGCTGGCGCCACCTCTGGCGCTCCGCCCCCCTGAACCTCGAGGTCGCCCCCAGCCTCTGCGCCAACCTCAGTGAGCTCGCCTCCTTCCTCTCCAAAATCCTCTCCGAGCACCCCGGCCCCGCACGCCGCTTCCGCTGCCCCTCCATCCACCTCGGCGACAGCTACGCACAGGTCGACGGCTGGCTCGGCTCCCAAGCCCTCACCAACCTCCAGGAGCTCGACATCAGCTTCGTGCGCCCGTCGCCGCGGCCCGAGACGGATCACGCGCTGGCGTCGTCTCTGTACCGCCTGGCATCCACCCTCGTCGTGGCCAAAATCGGCGGTTGCAATTTCTCCAAAGAGGTCGTGCCACTGTCGAATTTCCCCTACCTGAAGGACCTCACACTACACTACGTCTCCTTGTCGGAGGAGTTCCTACACGGCATGCTCTCTAGCTGCAAGGCCTTGGAGAACCTGCTGCTCTGGAACATCTTTATCGCCGGCCACCTCCGCATCAGCTCACCGACTCTTCGGCGCGTTGGCTTCTCCGTTTGTGCTGGTCACAAGGAGCTTGTCATTGAGGATGTGCCTCGCCTTGAAAGGTTGCTGCTACCTTCTCGAGGCAGAGGCGGTGGGACTATTCAGTTCATCCGGGCACCTAAACTGGAGATGTTAGGCCCTTTGTCAGCTGGTGTCGCAGTATTTCAG GGAACGATGCCGATCAGCTTGACAAACTTGATGCACACTGTGAAGGCTTTAGCTCTCACTTCTGGCCCTCAACTGAATGTTGTTCTTGACATCCTCAAGTGCTTCCCCTACTTGGAAAGGCTCTACGCTGTt CTGCAGAAAAATTCAAAGATGGATGTGAAAGACGTGTCTCTATATGGCCCACTAGATTCAGTCGAATGTCTCGGGACCCATCTCAAAGAAATGGTGATACTGAATTACGAAGGCCGTGAGCAAGATGTTGGCTTTGCCAAGTTCTTTGTTTTGAATGCAGTGGTCCTAAAGAAAATCAAATTTGGAGTCCCTAAGAACAACAACAGTGACTGGGTGGCTATTCAACTGGATTTGCTGCAAGTGGAGAATAGGGCTTCTCAAGACGCTCAATTTGATTTCAAATGTGGTTTGGATGATGTCATTAACTACCCGTGTATCCATGACTTGTCATTGACCGATCCTTTTGACTGCTTGTTTTCTGAATGA
- the LOC125516082 gene encoding histone H2A-like — MDASATVATGKGKKGAAGRKAGGPRKKSVSRSVKAGLQFPVSRIGRFLKKGRYAQRVGSGAPVYLAAVLEYLAAELLELAGNAAKDNKKSRIIPRHLLLAIRNDEELGKLLAGITIAHGGVIPNINPVLLPKKTAEKSPKEPKSPKKTAKSPKKA, encoded by the coding sequence ATGGACGCCTCAGCCACCGTAGCCACCGGGAAGGGGAAGAAGGGCGCCGCCGGTCGCAAGGCCGGAGGCCCCAGGAAGAAGTCCGTGTCGCGGTCCGTCAAGGCCGGGCTCCAGTTCCCCGTCAGCCGCATCGGGCGCTTCCTCAAGAAGGGCCGCTACGCGCAGCGCGTCGGCTCCGGCGCCCCCGTCTACCTCGCGGCCGTCCTCGAGTACCTCGCCGCCGAGCTGCTGGAGCTCGCCGGCAACGCCGCCAAGGACAACAAGAAGAGCCGCATCATCCCCCGCCACCTGCTGCTCGCCATCAGGAACGACGAGGAGCTCGGCAAGCTGCTCGCCGGCATCACCATCGCGCACGGCGGCGTGATCCCCAACATCAACCCGGTGCTGCTCCCCAAGAAGACGGCCGAGAAGTCCCCCAAGGAGCCCAAGTCGCCCAAGAAGACCGCCAAGTCCCCCAAGAAGGCGTAG